One region of Eremothecium gossypii ATCC 10895 chromosome II, complete sequence genomic DNA includes:
- the RGR1 gene encoding Rgr1p (Syntenic homolog of Saccharomyces cerevisiae YLR071C (RGR1)), which produces MTIAVKESKILYGNFDKAKSGIMKGSGGIVEQGPGLQQRIITPAKEMPPEIPHVEFNQLPLSVLIRNLTVYAAKELSQYMKTNVRSTQDASTRKMEFLRLIIFLRNQFLRLYVLVKWCKTIRQNNFHTMIDLLNWFRGTNIIVNNCLLALKDMSTSMAGAKLPNPDLITALEVLMLGRPDLPTHGFLLTGDENGQQANKIPAKLILKRFRDLNTCLSVKISLMDLPAEMHTYSIKDGRITFTVFPEFEISLSTIDRESPLFFVDVKFLFNENKFPLNTTKIALLVNDILYKSPTPLLSLYQFLHRYVLTLQLYMIHVELQDIETNGKYSGGNLAHHYDPKKNIISLRYWLQSKMNSKCKALIGVEKTSQSIILQWHLPDTKEEGKTTKYNNLLGNIEAILDEITFNHARIIMSELLDTGLFEGDDNKNDTSDTLFFHVPVICVATAPVQLKINTISGIFYFKNPSALLLSYAKQLNQTSDLDDVVNILERLRMDKIVHILRNMFEKTGWICEDVVKLNKPILYDKHKDKKRILTRDLFIRIKDWPANWFFILNLVASGATCIVEKLIGKVQSVKGTWEVKYLDQGNLQVSKLESITYQNVMHMQKTIIQKILNHMIIDSLNELKISKVICQGEASQKLPAYVQTNTAGASNVSIIAIGLESFLQGSKALSDTLESTIFLKMDYEQNEVKLFGKFKKDTQMIRYQCDDLLINFIDKRGLAFHMTEDFTSLNHVVQYLTKFRQKLMQLVVLTDVTEKLHNNFRSEHFQIVKLRPNEISFRYLKNSKDDQDCTIQIVTNETKIEKLQVQLSPLNPQNIIQKYLECDKYDPHFIFNYLHFTSKLFSAVKSIESITNTNTMTITLHLHTLAAYQLSYHDRLTGGQIALCIDLRNSPSRAGSMYHLYFAQEDYSASKNPMYPAILQVINNVFMLNNNTKRKVPSVIRLGTGVACPLGDIEPLLEEIHSILIRS; this is translated from the coding sequence ATGACCATTGCTGTGAAGGAATCAAAAATACTGTATGGGAATTTCGACAAGGCCAAATCAGGTATCATGAAAGGCTCTGGAGGTATCGTAGAGCAGGGCCCGgggctgcagcagcggaTCATCACACCCGCGAAGGAGATGCCGCCGGAAATACCACATGTGGAGTTCAACCAGCTACCGCTCTCCGTGCTGATCAGAAACCTAACGGTGTATGCGGCGAAAGAACTGAGCCAGTACATGAAGACAAACGTCCGGTCCACGCAGGATGCAAGCACTCGGAAGATGGAGTTCCTCAGACTTATCATATTTCTGCGGAATCAGTTCTTGCGATTATATGTACTGGTGAAGTGGTGCAAGACGATCCGGCAGAATAACTTCCACACAATGATCGATCTTCTGAACTGGTTCCGCGGCACCAACATCATTGTGAACAACTGCCTTTTGGCGCTAAAGGACATGAGTACAAGTATGGCCGGGGCTAAGCTACCAAATCCGGACTTGATAACAGCGCTAGAGGTGCTGATGCTTGGACGACCCGACCTTCCTACACATGGGTTTCTACTGACCGGCGACGAAAATGGGCAGCAAGCCAACAAAATACCTGCGAAGTTGATTCTCAAGCGATTCCGCGATCTGAATACATGCCTGTCGGTCAAAATATCTCTCATGGACCTTCCTGCAGAGATGCACACTTACTCGATCAAAGACGGGAGGATCACATTCACCGTGTTTCCAGAGTTTGAAATATCGCTGTCTACTATAGATCGAGAGTCGCCTCTCTTCTTCGTTGACGTTAAATTTCTATTCAACGAGAACAAATTTCCATTGAACACAACGAAGATTGCTCTATTGGTTAACGATATCCTTTACAAGAGTCCTACTCCTTTGCTATCTTTATATCAGTTTCTCCATCGCTACGTTCTTACTTTGCAGCTGTACATGATACACGTTGAATTGCAAGATATCGAAACTAATGGAAAGTACTCTGGCGGTAACCTGGCCCATCACTATGACCCTAAGAAAAATATAATATCTCTACGATATTGGCTACAGAGTAAAATGAACTCCAAATGCAAGGCGCTAATTGGGGTAGAAAAAACTTCACAGTCTATTATACTGCAATGGCACCTCCCGGATACGAAAGAAGAAGGTAAGACGACGAAATACAATAACCTTTTGGGAAATATAGAAGCAATATTAGATGAGATAACCTTTAATCATGCGAGAATCATTATGTCAGAATTATTGGACACCGGCTTGTTCGAGGGTGATGACAACAAAAACGATACTTCCGACACATTATTTTTTCATGTCCCTGTCATATGTGTTGCTACAGCTCCCGTGCAACTTAAAATAAACACTATAAGTGGTATTTTTTACTTCAAGAATCCAAGCGCACTATTACTATCGTACGCAAAACAGCTCAACCAAACTTCTGATTTGGATGACGTAGTCAATATTTTGGAACGGTTGCGTATGGATAAGATTGTACACATTCTCAGGAATATGTTTGAAAAAACTGGCTGGATATGCGAGGATGTCGTTAAGTTAAACAAGCCAATATTGTATGACAAGCACAAAGATAAAAAACGGATCCTAACCCGTGATCTCTTCATTAGAATAAAAGATTGGCCCGCCAATTGGTTTTTCATCCTGAATTTGGTAGCCTCAGGAGCAACGTGTATTGTTGAAAAGTTAATTGGTAAAGTCCAATCTGTAAAGGGTACATGGGAGGTGAAATACCTCGACCAAGGAAATTTACAGGTTTCCAAACTAGAAAGCATAACCTACCAAAATGTCATGCACATGCAAAAGACAATCATACAAAAAATTCTGAACCACATGATCATTGATTCGTTGAATGAATTGAAAATTTCAAAAGTAATCTGCCAGGGAGAGGCGTCGCAAAAATTACCTGCCTACGTCCAGACGAATACTGCTGGTGCCTCTAATGTGTCAATCATTGCCATTGGGTTAGAGTCATTTTTGCAGGGCTCTAAAGCCTTGAGCGATACCTTGGAAAGCACAATATTTCTCAAAATGGATTATGAACAAAACGAGGTGAAACTGTTCGGAAAGTTCAAAAAGGATACCCAGATGATTCGGTACCAATGTGATGATCTTCTTATAAATTTTATCGATAAGCGCGGCCTTGCATTCCATATGACCGAGGACTTCACCAGTTTAAATCATGTCGTTCAATATCTGACCAAGTTCAGACAGAAGCTGATGCAACTGGTTGTTTTAACCGATGTCACTGAAAAGCTGCATAATAATTTTCGTTCTGAGCACTTTCAGATTGTTAAACTAAGGCCCAATGAGATCAGTTTCAGATACCTGAAAAATAGTAAAGATGATCAAGATTGTACTATTCAAATAGTGACCAATGAGACTAAAATCGAAAAACTACAAGTTCAGCTATCGCCATTAAATCCTCAAAACATCATTCAGAAGTACCTGGAGTGTGACAAGTATGATCCCCATTTCATTTTCAACTACCTACACTTTACCTCGAAACTCTTTTCCGCGGTAAAAAGTATTGAATCCATCACAAATACCAACACTATGACAATCACCCTACATCTGCACACACTAGCCGCATACCAACTGAGTTACCATGATAGATTAACTGGCGGACAAATTGCGCTGTGTATTGACCTACGGAATTCGCCGTCTAGAGCGGGTTCAATGTACCATCTCTATTTTGCGCAGGAAGACTACTCCGCAAGCAAGAACCCAATGTACCCTGCCATCCTCCAGGTGATTAACAACGTATTTATGCTCAACAACAATACGAAGAGGAAAGTTCCGTCTGTCATTAGGCTAGGAACCGGTGTTGCATGTCCGCTCGGTGATATTGAGCCGCTGCTCGAGGAGATACATTCTATCCTAATTCGATCATGA
- the LAM6 gene encoding Lam6p (Syntenic homolog of Saccharomyces cerevisiae YFL042C and YLR072W) produces the protein MDSRRTTSDLDLYGKTGSVNEVDECAMAEEEAGREESEGVQGGPPLGAPVPEVFIIPSITPLRTSARPVASVGSLDFAHTPTKTGMYHVRGHRDSTTSIDSVALKSTPASPHVTPLNGVTSVEYVGQHSSALASVTGIIEQDAGIESVENHMNADQATHEPEINKAQKFFSNMISSLSFRTVGTSPSPASNKGSQSPCESAEPSKYTTVTSNSLGSKVTASDENKSLAESGLEPNSDALRGQSSTQTVDTSDTKKGYNKKLYTDKMLPGTKYRFATWKRNSDFHKLFGSVDADDRLLDDFSCALSREFLYQGRLYVSESYICFNSNILGWVTNLVVPIRDILSFEKTTTAGLFPNGIALTMDSTKHYFASFLSRDSTFDFLEAVRTAYHTNSKAVIKSNAYLDVPLNISGEEFFLKPIAELMQITAPPSRASAAADENSDIQDAIMSVDYVTPSGTVDGSEQFRNDAYEDTSDSDILSPSDDSGKVMSEVFHLKEGCRYTYDGPYYHHETSFRYIPEEHAEYTLAELTLNAPPGVVFQLIFSETNSSFIEEFLTAHNSTNLSEISPFTEVNPEGQHFRNYTYTKALAYPVGPRSTKCIVQETVLHRDYEDYINVVNTTKTPDVPSGNSFSVKTRYMFKWESPTTSLLKVSFWVEWVGSSWIRSMVNNSCKSGQIEATKSLVSQLYHYIDTYVEQRIISVELNTNEKSSLRTAAEQDYIEVASHPQQKQLLSASSELSSSASSILGNSAVSATSTAVSNSAPARGSSWKFYTLYAMLTAIALLLIANLILQARIASRLNHRINLGDRMEWSTTSLDELADKISAVIAVRSDRLAVVPSQAFRPDPTTGGQYVALTPEYSAFMEKLERLLAYLDAHAVQRPAD, from the coding sequence ATGGACTCGCGTAGAACGACCAGCGACCTAGATTTGTACGGAAAGACGGGTAGCGTTAACGAGGTGGATGAATGTGCTATGGCGGAGGAAGAAGCGGGCCGCGAGGAGTCCGAAGGGGTTCAAGGAGGGCCCCCTTTGGGGGCCCCAGTGCCGGAAGTGTTTATAATACCAAGCATAACGCCGTTGAGGACGAGCGCACGGCCTGTTGCCAGCGTTGGATCACTGGACTTTGCACATACCCCAACTAAAACAGGGATGTACCATGTTCGAGGCCACCGTGACAGCACCACGAGCATTGATTCCGTTGCCTTGAAGTCTACACCCGCTAGTCCCCATGTCACGCCGCTCAATGGAGTTACCTCTGTTGAGTATGTCGGACAACATAGCAGTGCGCTAGCAAGTGTTACAGGGATTATAGAACAGGACGCTGGGATAGAGTCCGTCGAGAACCATATGAATGCTGATCAAGCGACACATGAGCCAGAGATTAATAAGGCGCAGAAGTTTTTCAGCAATATGATTTCCTCGCTCAGTTTCAGGACGGTAGGCACAAGTCCAAGCCCTGCAAGTAACAAAGGATCACAGTCGCCGTGCGAATCCGCAGAGCCGTCTAAGTACACCACGGTCACTTCGAACTCTCTAGGTTCTAAAGTTACAGCTTCGGACGAAAATAAGTCACTTGCAGAAAGTGGTTTGGAACCAAATAGTGACGCTCTTCGTGGGCAGTCCTCTACTCAAACTGTGGACACTAGCGACACCAAAAAAGGCTACAATAAGAAATTATACACGGATAAAATGTTACCTGGCACGAAATATAGGTTTGCTACGTGGAAGCGCAACTCCGACTTTCACAAGCTATTTGGTTCTGTGGATGCAGATGATAGGCTTCTTGACGATTTTAGTTGCGCACTAAGCCGTGAATTCCTGTACCAAGGAAGGCTATACGTTTCAGAAAGTTATATTTGCTTTAACTCTAATATACTGGGATGGGTCACTAATTTAGTTGTTCCTATAAGGGATATTTTGTCATTTGAGAAAACGACTACAGCAGGCCTATTTCCAAATGGAATTGCTCTCACGATGGACTCTACTAAACATTATTTTGCCAGTTTTTTGTCGCGGGATTCGACCTTCGACTTTTTGGAAGCCGTGCGGACGGCGTATCATACAAACAGTAAGGCTGTAATAAAGTCCAATGCATATCTAGATGTACCGTTAAACATATCCGGAGAGGAGTTTTTTCTGAAGCCAATCGCTGAACTGATGCAAATAACTGCACCTCCAAGCAGAGCCTCCGCAGCTGCTGATGAGAACTCCGACATACAAGATGCTATTATGTCCGTGGATTACGTTACGCCAAGCGGGACTGTAGATGGTTCGGAGCAGTTTCGGAATGATGCGTATGAAGATACGTCTGATTCAGACATACTCTCTCCTAGTGACGATAGTGGGAAAGTTATGAGCGAGGTCTTCCACCTAAAGGAAGGATGTAGGTACACGTACGATGGTCCCTACTATCATCATGAAACCAGCTTCCGCTATATTCCCGAGGAACACGCTGAGTATACTTTGGCGGAGCTAACATTGAACGCTCCGCCGGGTGTTGTGTTTCAGCTAATCTTCAGTGAAACTAATTCATCATTCATCGAGGAATTTTTAACCGCACACAACTCGACCAATCTTTCAGAAATATCGCCATTTACAGAGGTGAACCCAGAAGGTCAGCATTTCCGAAATTACACTTACACAAAGGCATTGGCCTATCCTGTGGGTCCAAGGTCAACAAAATGCATCGTCCAGGAGACTGTATTACATCGTGACTATGAGGATTATATTAATGTCGTGAATACTACTAAGACCCCTGATGTTCCTAGCGGGAACAGCTTTTCGGTTAAAACGAGATATATGTTCAAGTGGGAGTCCCCCACCACCTCGTTACTTAAGGTGTCTTTCTGGGTTGAGTGGGTAGGAAGCAGTTGGATTAGATCCATGGTGAATAACAGTTGCAAGTCAGGTCAGATAGAGGCAACTAAGTCGCTTGTGAGCCAGCTATACCATTATATCGACACTTATGTGGAACAGAGGATTATCAGCGTCGAGCTTAATACAAATGAAAAATCATCGCTCCGCACTGCTGCCGAACAAGACTATATCGAGGTTGCTTCACATCCTCAACAGAAGCAACTACTCTCAGCTTCGTCGGAACTTTCATCATCAGCTTCGTCAATCTTGGGAAATTCAGCAGTATCTGCCACGTCCACTGCTGTATCCAATTCGGCCCCGGCCCGAGGAAGTTCATGGAAATTTTATACGCTCTATGCGATGCTAACCGCAATAGCGCTTCTCCTCATTGCTAATTTGATTTTGCAGGCTAGAATTGCTTCAAGATTAAATCATAGGATCAACTTGGGCGACAGAATGGAGTGGAGCACAACATCTTTAGACGAGCTCGCGGACAAAATTTCGGCAGTCATCGCCGTCCGTTCTGATCGTTTGGCAGTTGTGCCCTCGCAGGCCTTCAGGCCAGATCCAACGACTGGCGGGCAGTATGTAGCCCTTACTCCAGAATACTCTGCTTTCATGGAGAAGCTGGAGCGTTTGCTTGCATATTTAGACGCCCACGCGGTGCAGCGGCCGGCGGACTGA
- the RFU1 gene encoding Rfu1p (Syntenic homolog of Saccharomyces cerevisiae YLR073C (RFU1)), with the protein MKSSAQLCMEARNYNFNAAAPLRLYLATCVRLVEEAQAAAQADDVARAYMLYVRYLDLCMHQLSGHREVQQPVTDAERLSRDEYEQLLRLEVPAVLRLTEELKSAVDLRHERGRASLARSVVPEAGRGEHSRQEVQLPPSFDEERFNRTVQWFLAAGRSMSLPVSAEEPAVREVFSYPELPKLSMAAESWAPS; encoded by the coding sequence ATGAAGTCTTCTGCGCAGTTGTGCATGGAAGCTAGAAACTATAATTTCAACGCGGCTGCTCCTCTGCGCCTGTACCTAGCTACATGTGTACGGCTTGTGGAGGAAGCACAGGCAGCTGCGCAGGCAGATGACGTTGCGCGAGCGTACATGCTGTATGTGCGGTACCTGGATCTATGCATGCATCAGCTGAGCGGGCACCGGGAGGTGCAACAGCCGGTTACGGACGCCGAGCGGCTGAGCCGTGATGAATACGAGCAGCTTCTGAGACTAGAGGTGCCTGCTGTGCTGCGACTGACCGAGGAGCTGAAGAGCGCTGTAGATCTGCGCCAcgagcgcgggcgggcATCGCTGGCGCGCAGCGTGGTTCCTGAGGCGGGTAGGGGTGAGCACAGCAGGCAGGAGGTGCAGCTGCCGCCGAGCTTCGATGAGGAGCGCTTCAACCGGACTGTGCAGTGGTTTTTGGCTGCCGGGAGGAGCATGTCGCTCCCGGTGTCAGCGGAGGAACCGGCCGTGCGCGAGGTTTTTTCCTATCCCGAACTACCGAAACTCAGCATGGCGGCGGAGAGCTGGGCGCCCTCTTGA
- the OTU1 gene encoding ubiquitin-specific protease OTU1 (Syntenic homolog of Saccharomyces cerevisiae YFL044C (OTU1)) gives MKIKVTVSSFGEQVLEVGADASLNELLTLVKEAYGGEVPLKSMRFGYPPQQVELCGHDGKEELGELGISGGERIVFACESGGLDARESRIPPNLDGALSPPNKITMQPGMTLEIHEVPDDNSCLFHAISYALYKDTATSQQLREVVAREVEADPVAYSDSIVGRPNREYAAWIRKRDSWGGAIEIAILSKYLATAMFVLDIDAGRYEKFNEDKYNEFIVLVFSGIHYDTLQLSIAGAAVPQTVFDSSEPDSDVLLVRASEVASKMKKAGLSFNTYRERIRCNQCGTVLLGDREVSQHAKQTGHIDFGQVSAYQ, from the coding sequence ATGAAGATAAAGGTAACAGTCTCCAGTTTTGGGGAACAGGTGCTGGAAGTGGGAGCAGACGCGTCGCTGAATGAGCTCCTGACCTTGGTCAAAGAGGCATATGGTGGCGAAGTACCCCTGAAATCAATGCGATTTGGCTACCCACCGCAGCAGGTAGAGCTGTGTGGGCACGACGGCAAGGAGGAGCTCGGGGAGCTCGGGATCAGCGGTGGAGAGCGTATCGTGTTTGCGTGCGAGAGTGGGGGTCTGGACGCCAGGGAGTCGCGGATTCCACCGAACCTGGATGGCGCGCTTTCGCCGCCGAACAAGATCACCATGCAGCCCGGGATGACGCTGGAGATCCACGAGGTCCCGGACGACAACTCGTGTTTGTTCCACGCGATATCATACGCGCTGTACAAGGACACGGCGAcgtcgcagcagctgcgggagGTTGTGGCGCGCGAGGTGGAGGCGGACCCCGTCGCGTACTCGGACTCGATCGTGGGGCGGCCCAACCGCGAGTACGCGGCATGGATCCGCAAGCGCGACTCGTGGGGCGGCGCGATCGAGATCGCAATCCTCTCGAAATACCTGGCCACCGCAATGTTCGTGCTGGACATTGACGCAGGGCGCTACGAAAAGTTCAACGAGGACAAGTACAACGAGTTCATCGTCCTCGTGTTCTCGGGCATCCACTACGATACGCTGCAGCTCAGTATCGCTGGCGCCGCGGTGCCGCAGACCGTGTTTGACTCGTCCGAGCCCGACTCCGACGTGCTGCTTGTCCGCGCCTCGGAGGTCGCCTCCAAGATGAAGAAAGCTGGCCTTTCCTTCAACACATACCGCGAGCGGATCCGCTGCAACCAGTGCGGCACCGTGTTGCTGGGCGACCGCGAGGTCTCGCAGCACGCGAAGCAGACCGGCCACATCGACTTCGGCCAGGTTTCCGCGTACCAATAG
- the BUD20 gene encoding Bud20p (Syntenic homolog of Saccharomyces cerevisiae YLR074C (BUD20)), whose product MPRQYSKDARTRNGEMGRYSVKRYKTKRRTKDLDLIFEDLASEQRVNALLKQPLDETKPGLGQHYCIHCAKYFETPAALKTHLKGKVHKRRVKELRGVPYTQEVANAAAGTDVGRFMARVEQIKTSVGPQKERNEAALAAQLETALENAATREAPLPHCASAEAGFMADGEVEMN is encoded by the coding sequence ATGCCTAGGCAGTACTCCAAGGACGCCAGGACCAGGAACGGAGAGATGGGGCGTTACTCAGTTAAGCGGTACAAGACCAAGCGGCGGACGAAGGACCTCGACCTGATCTTTGAGGATCTTGCGTCGGAGCAGCGCGTAAATGCCCTGCTGAAGCAGCCGCTCGACGAGACGAAGCCGGGGTTGGGCCAGCACTACTGCATACACTGCGCCAAGTATTTCGAGACGCCTGCGGCGCTGAAGACACACCTGAAGGGCAAGGTGCACAAGCGTCGGGTCAAGGAGCTGCGCGGCGTGCCGTACACGCAGGAAGTGGCCAACGCGGCCGCCGGAACGGACGTGGGCCGTTTTATGGCGCGGGTGGAGCAGATCAAGACGAGCGTGGGACCACAGAAGGAGCGCAACGAGGCGGCACTAGCAGCGCAGCTAGAGACAGCTCTGGAGAACGCCGCGACGCGCGaggcgccgctgccgcacTGCGCAAGCGCGGAGGCAGGCTTCATGGCGGATGGGGAGGTGGAAATGAACTAG
- the RPL10 gene encoding 60S ribosomal uL16 domain-containing protein (Syntenic homolog of Saccharomyces cerevisiae YLR075W (RPL10)) yields MELRTRPDSASSETTTSSKMARRPARCYRYQKNKPYPKSRYNRAVPDSKIRIYDLGKKKATVDEFPLCVHLVSNELEQLSSEALEAARICANKYITKMTGRDSFHLRVRVHPFHVLRINKMLSCAGADRLQQGMRGAWGKPHGLAARVDIGQIIFSVRTKDNNKDIVVEALRRARYKFPGQQKIIMSKKWGFTNLDRAEYVRRRDAGEVKDDGAFVKFLSKKGALENNFREFPEYFTAQA; encoded by the coding sequence ATGGAGCTGCGGACTCGGCCAGACAGTGCGAGCAGCGAAACAACAACATCATCCAAAATGGCCAGAAGACCAGCTAGATGCTACCGTTACCAGAAGAACAAGCCTTACCCAAAGTCTAGGTACAACAGAGCTGTGCCAGACTCCAAGATCAGAATCTACGACTTGGGTAAGAAGAAGGCCACCGTTGATGAGTTCCCTCTATGTGTGCACCTAGTGTCCAACGAGTTGGAGCAGTTGTCCTCCGAGGCTTTGGAAGCCGCCCGTATCTGTGCCAACAAGTACATCACCAAGATGACCGGTAGAGACTCGTTCCACTTGAGAGTCAGAGTGCACCCATTCCACGTCTTGAGAATCAACAAGATGTTGTCGTGTGCAGGTGCAGACAGACTGCAGCAGGGTATGAGAGGTGCCTGGGGTAAGCCTCACGGTTTGGCTGCCCGTGTCGACATCGGCCAGATCATCTTCTCCGTCAGAACCAAGGACAACAACAAGGACATCGTTGTTGAGGCTTTGAGAAGAGCCAGATACAAGTTCCCAGGTCAGCAGAAGATCATCATGTCCAAGAAGTGGGGTTTCACCAACTTGGACCGTGCCGAGTACGTCAGAAGAAGAGACGCTGGTGAGGTCAAGGACGACGGTGCTTTCGTCAAGTTCTTGTCCAAGAAGGGTGCTTTGGAGAACAACTTCAGAGAGTTCCCAGAGTACTTCACTGCCCAGGCTTAA
- the SEC53 gene encoding phosphomannomutase SEC53 (Syntenic homolog of Saccharomyces cerevisiae YFL045C (SEC53)), with the protein MISEFAYKERPDTLVLFDVDGTLTPARLTISDEVKFVLQALREKVVIGFVGGSDLSKQVEQLGATVLADFDYCFSENGLTAYRLGTELASQSFIDWIGEEEYNRFVVFVLKYLSSIELPKRRGTFLEFRNGMVNISPIGRNASVQERNEFEAYDKEHQVRAKFVQALKKEFSHLDLTYSIGGQISFDVFPTGWDKTYCLRHVESENFKEIHFFGDKTFEGGNDWEIYNDPRTIGHSVRSPEDTVRILRELFDL; encoded by the coding sequence ATGATCTCTGAATTCGCGTACAAGGAAAGACCAGACACTCTAGTGCTATTCGATGTCGATGGCACGCTAACACCAGCGCGGTTAACCATCTCGGACGAGGTCAAGTTCGTGTTGCAGGCGCTCAGAGAGAAGGTGGTGATTGGGTTCGTGGGCGGCTCGGACCTCTCCAAGCAGGTGGAGCAGCTTGGCGCCACCGTGTTGGCGGACTTCGACTACTGTTTCTCCGAGAACGGGCTGACTGCGTACAGGCTGGGCACGGAGCTGGCGTCCCAATCGTTCATTGACTGGATCGGCGAGGAGGAGTACAATCGCTTTGTGGTGTTTGTGCTGAAGTACCTGTCATCTATCGAGCTGCCCAAGCGCAGAGGTACGTTCCTGGAGTTCAGAAACGGGATGGTTAACATCTCCCCCATCGGGCGCAACGCGTCCGTCCAGGAGCGTAACGAGTTCGAGGCCTACGACAAGGAGCACCAGGTGCGCGCCAAGTTTGTACAGGCGCTCAAAAAGGAGTTCTCCCACCTGGATCTGACCTACTCCATTGGGGGGCAAATCTCCTTCGACGTGTTCCCCACCGGGTGGGACAAGACCTACTGCTTGCGCCACGTCGAGAGCGAGAACTTCAAGGAGATCCACTTCTTTGGCGACAAGACATTCGAGGGCGGCAACGACTGGGAAATCTACAACGACCCGCGCACCATCGGCCACAGCGTCCGCTCCCCCGAGGACACCGTGAGGATCCTCAGAGAGCTGTTCGACCTGTAG
- the FMP32 gene encoding Fmp32p (Syntenic homolog of Saccharomyces cerevisiae YFL046W (FMP32)), with product MFMTRRPLAMLATRRGFQSSSRVYEDFETVHIRNTNRFRQLLVEKGDFSTQQANAIVDIMSDALRGGVTHVSQDLASREKLTKLTYQQRVDFAKLRDQLLTADRSEIHSIQNEQERIRNDLEQLRNRLREEITKANAGFKLDLSLEKGRIREESSNHNLQIKEIDTRIDQEVSNMKMQIDSVKTQVMQWLIGVCTGTFALVLAYVRLLS from the coding sequence ATGTTCATGACACGCAGGCCCCTGGCAATGCTCGCGACGCGGAGAGGCTTCCAATCGAGCTCGCGGGTTTACGAGGACTTCGAGACGGTGCACATACGTAACACCAACCGGTTCCGACAGTTGCTGGTGGAAAAGGGCGACTTCAGCACGCAGCAGGCGAATGCGATCGTGGATATCATGTCGGACGCACTGCGCGGGGGCGTGACGCATGTCTCGCAGGACCTAGCGTCCCGCGAGAAGCTTACGAAGCTGACGTACCAGCAGCGGGTGGATTTTGCAAAACTGCGGGACCAACTGCTGACGGCGGACCGCAGCGAGATCCACTCCATCCAGAACGAACAGGAGCGGATTCGAAACGACCTAGAGCAGCTGCGGAACCGGCTCCGAGAGGAGATCACGAAGGCGAACGCAGGGTTCAAGCTGGATCTCTCGTTGGAAAAGGGACGCATCCGGGAGGAGTCCAGCAACCACAATCTGCAGATCAAGGAGATTGACACGCGAATTGACCAGGAGGTCAGTAATATGAAGATGCAAATCGACTCGGTCAAGACGCAGGTCATGCAGTGGCTGATCGGCGTGTGCACGGGTACGTTTGCGCTCGTGCTGGCGTACGTACGGCTGCTCAGCTGa